CAGGCACTTCACACAAAAGAGGATATCCAAGTGGCTGATAAGTATATAAAAAGACGCTCACAAAGAACGTCTTCAgggaaataaatgcaaatttaaaccacataCCTAGGTGATTTGAATCAAGACAGTTCTGTTAACCTCTCCTGCTGTATTTACTAACATGTAAATTGGAAATATTAATGCTTATGCTCAGGAATTTACAGTCTGAAGAAGGAATAAATGACACAACTGAAAACTGATAATTATGTATGGAAACACAGAGAATTATATACTAAAAGTCCAGGGCTAGAGACATAGTGGCCATATCTTTTACCcctaaatcaaatcaaatcaaatcaaatcaaatcaaatcaaatcctgggctcaagcgaccatcccgcctcggcctcccaaagtactgggatgccaggcatgagccactgcacctggccaaaaaaaaatgctaaagaaagaaCGAAATTGGTAACCACAGCGGCATCTCAAGGCAGGGAAACTAAAAGGCTGAGGGCAGGTGGAAAATTTACTTATCACTGtgcttataaataaaatatttacatttaaaaacgaACAAAGTCTGCGCGGTTCTAGTGAGCCTGGCCGAGGCTTCTGCGTCGAGGATGGCGCGGGTCAGCTGAGGCCAGGAACGCAGGCACTGCCCTACGGCTCTCCAGATCACAGCTCCGCCTCTGCGAGGCCCCGGGGAAACGGGCATCCCTGCTCCAGTGACAGAAGGACAAAGACGGAGCCCGGTGGCTGGGTGTTTCGCCCAGGATCACCAGCGAGCTCAGAGTCCTCCCCCTGACCGCCCCAGGGTgggcatttttaaaagcagaggaagggagggaacacACTTTTTGGTGCTGTGGCCACCTTGCCTCGCCCAGGGCGGGCGCTCACAGGCTTTGGGGGCCCCGCCCGGGCCGCAGAGGGGAGAGGCCGCCCCATGCCCCGCCCCGCCAAATTTAAGAGCCTTCGCCGAACGCCGGGAGGTTCCCAGACAACCGGTCTTGCTCCCGACCTTTTGCAGAATCTTCTCACTCCTCCCGAGCTCCCTTCCTTGCGCCCGTCCCGGCAAGGGACGCGTCATGCCCAGCCCCAGGCCGCGAGGCAGCCCGCCGCCCGCTCCCTCGGGCGCTCGGGTCCGGTCTCCGCGCTCGGGCCGCCCTCCGGCGCCTAGATTCCCCACCGGCCCGAACACGCCCCGCGCTCCCAGACGCTTCGAGTCCCCCTTCTCTGTCGAGGCCATCCTGGCGAGGCCCGACCCCCGCACGCCGGCGGCCTCCCAGCCGTCGGGCTCCGCCTGCGCCCACCCGGCCTTCTGGACCGCTCCTTTCCTGTGCGCCGCCCCGGGCCTGCCCTGGGCGTGCCCGGCATCGTGGTTGCCCGCCTACCTGAGCGTGGGTCTCTACCCTGTGCCAGGGCCGCGCATGGCTCCCGTCTGCGGCCTGCGGGGCTTCGGCGTCACAGGTACTGCGCGCCCCGCGCCCGCATGCAGGGGACTGGGAGGGGGCTGGAGAGCCTAGGCCGCCACCTCCGGCGGAGGTGCTGGAGAGGGCACTGAGTCTGAGAATCACACACGGCTGGAGTGAGAAGGGGCTTTGCCACCGCTGACCTTGCAGTTGAAGCCGAGGACCGCGACAGCCTGCCGAGAAAGCCTCCGGCGCGAGGCTTGCCCAGCAagctgctgaggtgggagagggtgGGTGTGAGGGCGGCGCAGCGCCTGAATGCGGTGGGCAGGAGGCAAGCGCTGGGGCTGCAAGGGGACCCAGCCCTGCTCCCGGTCTCCGCGTCCCTTGACTCCCTCGCACACCCCAGGGTAGCGCTTGGTGGCAGAGACGCTTCCCAAAGCTGCTCTCGACCCGAACCGATGGCCCTGTTTGTTTGTGGGGGGAGAAGTCGACGCTCCGGGCGGTGCTGTTGAGTGAGGAGCTGTTAGGAGCTGGTCAAGGCTCACGCACCGCTACTGCCTCCACTGCTCACGTCTGTGAACTTGGGCTCCACATTTCTCCGCTCTGAGCCTGCGTGCCTGCAATGCTCTTAAGTGGTGCTTAAGGGCCAGGCACTTAAATCTCATGAGAAAGTAACtgtaaggctgggcgcggtggctcacgcctgtaatttcagcactttgggagaccaaggcgggtggatcacctgaagtcaggagttcaagaccagcctggccaacatggtgaaaccccgtctcaactaaaaacgcaaaaaaattagcagggcgtggtggcgcacgcatgtaatcccagctacttaggaggctgaggcaggagaatcacttgaactcaggaggcagaggttgcattgagccgagattgccccactgcactccagcctgggcgacagagtgagactccgtctcaaacaaacaaaagtaattaTAGAGGGAACTTTGCCCTCTAGCATTAAACATCCACGTGCTTTTGCATTTTTGGTTGCCAGGTTCATGTTTCCCCATGTCCCCACGAAGAAAACAGGAGCAAAGTTAGTCCAAGACTTGTCAACCCATACTAAGATAGTTGTAACACCATCTTGCCGGGTTCCTACTCCAGGGCAATCGCCCCAGTCCTGCATTTCCTCAACCCATTTCAGCAGTGCATTAACCCCTGGACTCCCAGCCCCATCCAAATTCAACATCACTGGATCTGGCAGCCGTGCCCATCACTCCAAGTCACCTTTCTCTGAG
This Theropithecus gelada isolate Dixy chromosome 13, Tgel_1.0, whole genome shotgun sequence DNA region includes the following protein-coding sequences:
- the NOTO gene encoding homeobox protein notochord: MPSPRPRGSPPPAPSGARVRSPRSGRPPAPRFPTGPNTPRAPRRFESPFSVEAILARPDPRTPAASQPSGSACAHPAFWTAPFLCAAPGLPWACPASWLPAYLSVGLYPVPGPRMAPVCGLRGFGVTGLELAHCSGLWAFPDWAPTEDLRDTERQQKRVRTMFNLEQLEELEKVFAKQHNLVGKKRAQLAARLKLTENQVRVWFQNRRVKYQKQQKLRTAVTSAEAASLDEPSSSSNASIQSDDAESGVDG